A genome region from Populus alba chromosome 3, ASM523922v2, whole genome shotgun sequence includes the following:
- the LOC118028517 gene encoding G-type lectin S-receptor-like serine/threonine-protein kinase LECRK1, translating to MDFQLPYCFCFLLLPLLPFSTYGQTYRNISLGSSLTAGSDNLSWTSPSGDFSFGFQQVGDAGYILSIWFNKIPERTIVWSANRNDPVLGGSRVQLTADGELVLNDQSGGQIWSPVFGGSGAAYAAMLDTGNFVVASQAGANLWQSFDEPTDTLLPTQNLNSGAQLIAPYLEKNYSDGRFKFILQADGNLILYTTHYPLTTSNFAYWSTPSSIGSGYQVVFNQSGYMYLVATNGTVLNPVFSNSVSIQDLYLRATLDYDGVLRQYVYPKTASSSRSRATAWTTLSNSIPSNICSQITEQVGSGACGFNSYCRLGDDQRPSCHCPPGYTFFDPNDERKGCKKNFISQDCDHPSQEIDSFEIEEMPNTNWPFNDYEMFASVGEDWCRQACLSDCYCDVTIYNTAGQCWMKRAPLSNGVTGPSVAGKALIKVRKGNSTAGSSAKKCDRSNLITTGSVLLGSSIFLIVLSLLGFYVFFSRWNRQRKNTIPQQRLMPDMNMQNFTYSELERATGGFKEELGRGAFGTVYKGVLAEEDKPLIAVKKLDKMAGEGDKEFNTEVKVNGRTNHKNLVQLVGFCNEGEHRLLVYEYMSNGSLANFLFGDSRPNWYRRMQIAFDIARGLLYLHEECSCQIIHCDIKPQNILLDKSFRARISDFGLAKLLKTDQTKTTTAIRGTKGYVALEWFKNLPVTTKVDTYSFGILLLELVCCRKNFEINALQEHQVVLADWACDCLKEGKLGLLVEEDEEATEDMKTVERFVMVAIWCIQDDPSLRPGMKKVVQMLEGAVQVSIPPDLSSFISTI from the coding sequence ATGGATTTTCAACTACCATATTGTTTTTGCTTCCTTCTTCTTCCGCTGCTGCCGTTCTCCACCTATGGTCAGACTTACAGAAACATATCTTTGGGGTCATCTCTCACTGCTGGAAGTGATAACCTTTCTTGGACTTCACCATCTGgggatttttcttttggtttccaGCAAGTTGGTGATGCTGGCTACATACTTTCCATATGGTTCAACAAAATACCTGAGAGAACCATAGTCTGGTCAGCTAATAGAAATGATCCAGTTCTGGGGGGATCAAGAGTACAACTTACTGCAGATGGTGAGTTGGTTCTAAATGATCAATCAGGCGGACAAATATGGAGTCCAGTTTTTGGTGGAAGTGGAGCCGCCTATGCAGCCATGCTTGACACAGGAAACTTCGTGGTAGCAAGCCAAGCTGGTGCCAATTTGTGGCAGAGTTTTGATGAACCAACAGACACGCTGTTACCCACACAAAATCTGAATTCAGGTGCTCAACTAATTGCTCCCTACCTGGAAAAGAATTATTCAGATGGAAGATTCAAGTTCATTCTACAAGCTGATGGGAATCTCATCTTGTACACCACACACTATCCATTAACTACCTCAAATTTTGCTTATTGGTCAACCCCAAGTTCTATAGGTAGCGGTTATCAGGTGGTCTTTAACCAGTCTGGCTATATGTACCTTGTAGCAACAAATGGTACTGTACTTAATCCTGTATTCTCTAATTCAGTATCAATCCAAGATCTCTACTTGAGGGCAACCCTGGACTATGATGGAGTTCTTAGGCAATATGTTTATCCAAAGACTGCctccagtagcagaagcagggCTACGGCCTGGACGACTTTGTCAAACTCCATACCATCAAATATCTGCTCGCAAATTACGGAACAAGTAGGCAGTGGAGCTTGCGGTTTCAACAGCTATTGCAGATTAGGAGATGACCAAAGACCAAGTTGCCACTGTCCTCCTGGTTACACTTTCTTTGATCCAAATGATGAGAGGAAGGGATGCAAGAAAAACTTTATTTCACAGGATTGTGACCATCCATCGCAAGAAATAGATAGCTTTGAGATCGAGGAAATGCCTAACACAAACTGGCCATTTAATGATTATGAAATGTTTGCTTCAGTGGGCGAGGATTGGTGCAGACAGGCTTGCTTAAGTGACTGTTATTGTGATGTTACCATTTATAACACTGCTGGACAATGTTGGATGAAGAGAGCCCCTCTCTCGAATGGGGTAACAGGTCCAAGTGTTGCTGGAAAAGCCCTGATAAAAGTAAGGAAAGGCAACTCCACTGCAGGTTCAAGTGCAAAGAAGTGTGATAGATCGAATTTGATCACAACAGGCTCGGTGCTTTTAGGTAGCTCCATCTTTCTAATTGTTCTCTCACTGCTAGGGTTCTATGTGTTCTTTTCTCGATGGAACCGACAGCGAAAAAATACGATACCGCAACAGCGTCTCATGCCAGACATGAACATGCAGAATTTCACTTACAGTGAGCTCGAAAGAGCTACAGGAGGATTCAAGGAAGAACTCGGTAGAGGTGCCTTTGGAACTGTTTACAAAGGAGTACTAGCGGAGGAAGACAAACCACTCATTGCAGTGAAGAAGTTAGATAAGATGGCCGGAGAGGGCGACAAAGAATTCAATACAGAAGTGAAAGTTAATGGAAGAACAAATCACAAGAATTTGGTTCAGCTTGTTGGATTCTGTAACGAAGGGGAACATCGCCTTCTGGTCTACGAGTACATGAGCAATGGCTCTTTGGCCAATTTTCTCTTTGGAGATTCAAGGCCTAACTGGTACCGAAGAATGCAAATTGCTTTCGATATAGCCAGAGGGCTCCTTTACCTCCACGAAGAATGCAGCTGCCAGATAATCCATTGTGATATCAAGCCTCAAAATATCCTCCTCGACAAATCTTTTAGGGCAAGGATTTCTGATTTCGGACTAGCCAAGCTGTTGAAGACAGACCAAACTAAAACAACTACAGCAATCAGGGGTACCAAAGGGTATGTAGCTCTTGAATGGTTCAAGAACCTGCCTGTCACCACCAAAGTAGATACCTACAGCTTTGGCATTCTTTTGCTGGAGCTAGTATGCTGTAGAAAGAACTTTGAGATTAATGCTCTGCAAGAGCATCAGGTAGTTCTTGCAGACTGGGCATGTGATTGCCTTAAAGAAGGAAAGTTAGGCCTTTtagtagaagaagatgaagaggcaACAGAAGACATGAAAACGGTGGAGAGGTTTGTGATGGTTGCAATTTGGTGCATTCAGGATGATCCATCTTTAAGACCTGGAATGAAGAAAGTTGTGCAGATGCTAGAAGGAGCTGTTCAAGTCTCTATTCCTCCTGATCTTTCATCATTTATCAGCACAATCTAA